Proteins encoded in a region of the Podarcis muralis chromosome 4, rPodMur119.hap1.1, whole genome shotgun sequence genome:
- the SERTM1 gene encoding serine-rich and transmembrane domain-containing protein 1: MSELHPTSGLISNMENGTFLELYPTSLSTSMDSSSGHMSNVYVYVSIFLSLLAFLLLLLIIALQRLKNIISSSSSYPEYTSDAGSSFTNLEVCSISSQRSAFSNLSS; encoded by the coding sequence ATGTCGGAACTCCACCCTACCTCTGGATTAATATCAAATATGGAAAATGGGACTTTTCTGGAGCTGTATCCCACCTCTCTCTCGACATCCATGGATTCATCTTCCGGACACATGTCTAACGTCTATGTCTATGTCTCAATATTCCTCAGCCTCTTGGCATTTCTTCTTTTGCTATTAATCATTGCACTTCAGAGGCTGAAGAACATAATCTCTTCCAGTTCTTCCTACCCAGAATACACCAGCGAtgctggcagttccttcactaaCCTAGAAGTCTGTAGTATTTCTTCCCAGCGGTCTGCTTTTTCAAATCTTTCCTCCTGA